In Dehalococcoidia bacterium, one genomic interval encodes:
- the nuoE gene encoding NADH-quinone oxidoreductase subunit NuoE, with protein sequence MMQEIQEILASHSAERSSLIPILQDIQESLGYLSEEALDQISCSLKLSINEIYGVATFYNQFRFQPPGEHTIHVCLGTACHVRGGEQIMDAMERELKVKSGETTGDGKFSLERVACFGCCALAPVVAVDGKVHAQLTAKKVPSIISQYHK encoded by the coding sequence ATGATGCAAGAGATACAGGAAATTCTGGCGTCTCACTCTGCTGAGCGCAGCAGTCTGATCCCGATCCTTCAGGATATCCAGGAAAGTCTGGGGTATCTCTCCGAAGAGGCGCTGGACCAGATCAGCTGTTCCCTCAAACTATCCATCAACGAAATCTATGGGGTTGCCACCTTCTATAACCAGTTTCGTTTCCAGCCCCCCGGTGAGCACACCATCCATGTTTGTCTGGGCACCGCCTGCCATGTGAGGGGAGGAGAACAGATCATGGATGCCATGGAGAGGGAGCTGAAGGTGAAGTCGGGGGAAACCACCGGAGACGGCAAATTCAGTCTGGAAAGGGTAGCCTGTTTTGGGTGCTGTGCACTGGCGCCGGTGGTGGCGGTGGATGGCAAAGTTCATGCCCAGCTTACCGCCAAGAAAGTCCCATCCATAATCTCGCAATACCACAAATAG